GACCAGTCCCGCCGCTGAACAGGTCGTCGGAGCTCTGGTCATCGGACTCGCGATCCTTGTCCTAGCCGCCACGGGCCGCCGCCGGCCCACGGTGCGGCCCACGGCAGCGGCGGCCTAAACGAGCGGCCCGGCTCAGCCTGCCGAACTGGCGGGCTGAGCCGGACCGCGTCGCCCAGGTCCCGGACCGCACACGCGTGTCACCACGGTTCCGTGGACTACTTCAGGGATTCGTGTAACAGGCTCGAGCGAGGACGTGACAGGAGGCGACGGAAATCGAACCAGCGCTAGACCTTTGATCAAGCAGCTCCGCCATCGGCTGCCACAGCATTCCTCTCAAATGAGAGGAATGCGGCTGCCTACTCGTCGAGGGCTTGCTGAAGCGCCGGGTCGGGCGCTGAGGACACCGCGGGCGGGCGATCGGCCATCAGGTCGTAGGCCACCTTCCACGCCGCCGGGACCTCGCGTGCGGTGTTCTTCGCCAGAGTCACCGTCCGGCAGCCGTCACAGCGGGCGGCGACTCCGCTCGCGTCGATGCCGAGGTGCCGACACAGCGTCACCGCGCGGGGCAGGTGCAGTGACTGGCTGACGAGCAGCGCCCGCCGTGCGGCGTACACGTCATGGGCACGCTTGCAGGTGTCGTAGCTGTCGAGGCCGTACGGGTCGCCGACGATGCGCTCGGCTGGCACGCCCGCGGCGACGAGGTACGCCGTCATCACGGCGATCTCGTCGCCTGAGGTGCCGTCGCGGTCGCCGGAAACAAGCACGGCGCGGGCCTTACCGTCCTTGACCAGTTCGGTTGCCGCGTCCAGCCGTCCCTTGAGGAACGGCATCGGTTGGGCGCCTCCCGGTGCCAGTTGCGCACCGAACACGATCACGACCGGCGCCGCGGGCGCATCATCGGTCGTGTGCAGATGGCCGGCGGAGTTCGCCCGGACCCAGAGCGCCGGGGCCGCGACGAGCAACACAAGCCCGGCCCCGACGACAAGGGCCCGCTGGACGAGCCGACGGCGGCGACGGGCCGGGCGAGGGCGCCGACGGGCCGGGCGAGGGCTGAGCCCCGGCGGCTCGGCGTGGCGGGGGCCGGCAGCGTGACCGGGTGGAAGCGACGCGGACGGGCCTGGCGTGACGGTCATTGCCCGATGGTAGGCACCACCTCGAGCGGAGACGGTCGACCGATCTGCCAGACATGGTGACGAGCGCTGCCGCCTCTGCACTGCCAAGGTCACCTTGGCAGTCGCTTCCACCGGACACGCAGATCGCCGGGGCACGCACATCTACCGCGAGGCGCTCGCCACGGAAGACATCCGGTAAGGATCGCGACTCGGGCCGGTGTACCCATTCGGTGTCACGCTGTCCCGTCGAGCGCTCGTAAGCGATCAATGGGTACCTGGATCCGCCGCCAGGCATGTGCCTGCCTCGACCTCGGCTGTGGCACCGGAAGCTGGTCACGGGCCTTCCGCGCGTGGTGGCCCGCGGGCGCACGGTCCGGCGCGGTCAGGGCTACAGCCTGCACGTCACCGCACTACCCGAGGTCCACCAATCACTGCTGGCCGCCGCGGCCACGCTCGACACCGACGGGGCGTCCTCCGCCGACCGCAAGGCATACCGGATCTACACCGACCGGCCTAGTACTGCAACGGCGGGTCGTGACTTATGGCGGTTTGAGTCGTTTGCGGTAGTGGGCGGCTCGGGCTTGTTCCTGGCGGCGACGGCGGAAGTCGGACCAGCGCAGGATGTGGTCGGCTCGACGGCGGGTGGTCAGGACGAGGTGGGCGAACAGGCGGCGGATTTCGTTGCTGCTCAGCGGGATCTGGCTGCGCTCGTTTGCGGTGGTGCCCCCTTTGCGGCTTCGAGGGCGCGGGTGACGACGAGGAACGCGGCGGCGGCCATCGCGAGGGTGATGTGGGCGTACCAGGCGTCGTAGCGGCGGACCTGGTACTGGTCCAGGCCGACCTCGTTCTTCGCGGTCTGGAACGATTCCTCCACCGACCAACGGCTACCGGCGACCCGCACCAGGTCGCGTAGTCGGGTGCCGCGGGGGCCGAAGCAGACGTAGTAGGCGATGTCGCCGGGATCCGTGATCGAGCGTCGGGCCAGGACCCAGCCGCGGCGGCCGTGGGCAAAGGTGCGGCGGATCGGCAGCCGAGCCCAGTCGTAGCGGCGCGGCCCGTGCGCGCCGTCACCACACGACAGTCGTTGCCACGCGCCCGCACGCACCCTGCCGATCAGCTCGTCGACACCGGTGGTGGTGTGCAGCCCGGAGGGCACCCGATCGTCGCGTCGGGTGGCCATCACGTACGCGATGTCCCGATCCTCCAACCAGCCCCGCAGGCCAGGGTTCTGCCCGTAGGCCTCATCGGCCGTGAACCACGAAAACGGCACCCCCGCGGTGACCGCCCGCTCCAGCATGGCCTGCGCCTGCTGCGGCTTGGTCGCGAACCCGACGGCGTCCGGGATCGCCGAGCGCCGGCACCGGTCCCGATCACCGGTCCACGACTTCGGCAGGTACAACTCCCGATCGATCAACGCCCGACCCCGCGGCGTGGCGTAGCACAGGAACGTGCCGATCTGGCAGTTCTCGGTCTTGCCCGCCGTACCCGAATACTGCCGTTGGACCCCCGCCGACGCACGGCCCTTCTTGACGAACCCCGTCTCGTCAGCGATGAGCACCCCGGCCGCATCGCCGATCTGGTCCACCACGTAATCGCGCACGTCATCGCGGACCGCGTCCCGATCCCACGCCGCGCTGCACAACATGCCCTGCAACCCGTCCGGCGACACATGCCCAGCCTGCTCCGCGAGGGTCCAGCCGTTACGCCGCTCCAACGGTGCCAGTAGCCCCCGCACATACGCCCATGCCCGCCGCCGCGGCTCCACCCGCTCAAACCGATGCGCGAACCGGAAGAACAACTCCTCCAACCCGGCATCCCACGACCCGACCACCCGCGCATCCACCACAACCAACCAACGAATGATCAGCACCCGAAGCCACGACCCGCCGTTGCAGTACTAGCCAGCCCTCAGGATGACCCGACGGGGCTCCCGCACCGGCCACATGCCCTCTGACCAGCCTTACCGCTAGTGTCCGCACGATCCTCAGTCGAGGGCCGGGACCGCTGCGCTGGGCGCTTACCACGACGCGCCGGCGACGACGTTGGGCCGGCGGCTGGTGAAGGCGGCACTTCAGACCCGGACATTCGGCCGACGATCGTGCTGGTCGTCGGCGCCGGCCATCAATGACCGCCCACGAGAAGGC
The sequence above is a segment of the Micromonospora sp. WMMA1363 genome. Coding sequences within it:
- a CDS encoding ElyC/SanA/YdcF family protein, with product MTVTPGPSASLPPGHAAGPRHAEPPGLSPRPARRRPRPARRRRRLVQRALVVGAGLVLLVAAPALWVRANSAGHLHTTDDAPAAPVVIVFGAQLAPGGAQPMPFLKGRLDAATELVKDGKARAVLVSGDRDGTSGDEIAVMTAYLVAAGVPAERIVGDPYGLDSYDTCKRAHDVYAARRALLVSQSLHLPRAVTLCRHLGIDASGVAARCDGCRTVTLAKNTAREVPAAWKVAYDLMADRPPAVSSAPDPALQQALDE
- a CDS encoding IS701 family transposase → MVGSWDAGLEELFFRFAHRFERVEPRRRAWAYVRGLLAPLERRNGWTLAEQAGHVSPDGLQGMLCSAAWDRDAVRDDVRDYVVDQIGDAAGVLIADETGFVKKGRASAGVQRQYSGTAGKTENCQIGTFLCYATPRGRALIDRELYLPKSWTGDRDRCRRSAIPDAVGFATKPQQAQAMLERAVTAGVPFSWFTADEAYGQNPGLRGWLEDRDIAYVMATRRDDRVPSGLHTTTGVDELIGRVRAGAWQRLSCGDGAHGPRRYDWARLPIRRTFAHGRRGWVLARRSITDPGDIAYYVCFGPRGTRLRDLVRVAGSRWSVEESFQTAKNEVGLDQYQVRRYDAWYAHITLAMAAAAFLVVTRALEAAKGAPPQTSAARSR